A stretch of Paenibacillus sp. URB8-2 DNA encodes these proteins:
- a CDS encoding anthranilate synthase component I family protein, with translation MEIVVGWKEWEQWAGDGWNTLPLIIRSQHGPGGLPRSWKKAWEIASPYSVVLESGKGGRYTYLGLRPSSVLTGKGERAEVLWTIGGCDSGAGSSAEVETGVLGGAPLEVLRRWMAPFTAPRPDNSILPPFTGGCVGFLSYDVVRSLERLPAASEDNPGFSDYLWMRLDEIWIYDHEEDQLYCAVHTLIPSEDRIGQEAPGNGAYTGETPSANPPSGAVSVEGLRALYEESLDKAEGMLKQWREICDAAEAVEEAGADNPHVPHIPAAAESGEWPGMSSAFTREKFQQAVLDIQEYIRQGDVFQVNLSLRQEAKLNSSPEEVYEWLRRLNPSPYMGLLRSPGFALSSASPELLVKLHGDKVSARPIAGTRRRGLTPAEDAAMEAELRGSVKETAEHIMLVDLERNDIGRVSAYGSVHVPELMTVERYSHVMHLVSQVNGRIAEGKDAYDTIAAMFPGGTITGAPKVRTMEIIEELEPVRRGPYTGSIGWIDYGGNMELNIIIRTLVVKDGTGYIQTGAGIVIDSDPYREYRECHNKAKAIVKAVLCSEAAWEKRMGGGAEGAKET, from the coding sequence TTGGAGATCGTTGTGGGATGGAAGGAATGGGAGCAGTGGGCCGGCGATGGCTGGAACACCCTGCCTCTGATCATACGATCGCAGCATGGCCCGGGCGGACTGCCCCGCTCATGGAAAAAGGCATGGGAAATCGCATCGCCTTATTCCGTAGTATTGGAAAGCGGAAAGGGAGGACGCTATACGTATCTCGGATTGCGCCCTTCGTCTGTGCTGACAGGCAAAGGGGAGCGCGCCGAGGTGCTGTGGACCATAGGCGGCTGTGATTCGGGAGCGGGCAGCTCGGCCGAAGTAGAAACCGGGGTGCTTGGGGGTGCGCCGCTTGAGGTGCTGCGCCGATGGATGGCGCCTTTTACCGCTCCCCGTCCGGATAATTCCATCCTTCCGCCGTTTACGGGGGGCTGCGTAGGCTTTCTGTCTTATGATGTGGTCCGCTCGCTGGAACGTCTGCCTGCCGCTTCGGAGGATAACCCTGGATTTTCCGATTATCTCTGGATGCGGCTGGATGAGATATGGATTTACGACCATGAGGAGGATCAGCTGTACTGCGCGGTACACACCTTAATCCCTTCAGAGGATCGCATTGGACAAGAAGCTCCAGGGAATGGGGCATATACGGGGGAGACTCCTTCCGCGAATCCTCCCTCGGGAGCTGTGTCCGTTGAAGGACTCAGGGCGCTTTACGAAGAGTCGCTGGACAAAGCGGAGGGAATGCTAAAGCAGTGGCGGGAAATATGCGACGCGGCGGAGGCCGTAGAGGAGGCCGGTGCGGACAATCCGCATGTTCCGCATATCCCCGCAGCGGCCGAATCCGGCGAATGGCCGGGGATGTCCTCGGCCTTCACCAGGGAGAAGTTCCAGCAGGCTGTGCTGGATATCCAGGAATACATCCGCCAGGGCGATGTATTTCAGGTGAACCTTTCGCTTCGGCAGGAAGCGAAGCTGAACTCCTCGCCGGAGGAGGTGTACGAGTGGCTGCGCAGGCTCAACCCGTCCCCGTACATGGGGCTGCTGCGCTCGCCCGGCTTCGCGCTGTCCAGCGCTTCGCCGGAGCTGCTCGTCAAGCTGCACGGGGACAAGGTGAGCGCGCGGCCAATCGCCGGCACCCGGCGCAGAGGCCTGACTCCCGCGGAGGACGCCGCCATGGAGGCGGAGCTGCGCGGGAGCGTCAAAGAGACGGCCGAGCATATTATGCTCGTCGATCTGGAGCGCAACGACATCGGCCGCGTCTCTGCGTACGGCTCGGTTCACGTACCTGAGCTGATGACCGTGGAGCGATACTCACATGTCATGCATTTGGTCTCCCAGGTCAATGGGCGGATCGCAGAAGGCAAGGATGCTTACGATACGATCGCGGCGATGTTTCCGGGCGGAACGATTACGGGAGCGCCGAAGGTAAGGACGATGGAGATTATCGAGGAACTGGAGCCGGTCCGGCGGGGTCCGTATACGGGTTCGATAGGTTGGATTGACTACGGCGGCAATATGGAATTAAATATTATTATACGAACGCTTGTCGTAAAGGACGGAACAGGTTATATTCAGACGGGCGCGGGCATTGTGATCGATTCCGATCCTTACCGCGAATACCGGGAATGCCACAATAAAGCCAAAGCCATCGTCAAGGCGGTCCTGTGCAGCGAGGCGGCATGGGAGAAGCGGATGGGCGGCGGCGCGGAGGGAGCGAAAGAAACATGA
- the pabA gene encoding aminodeoxychorismate/anthranilate synthase component II: protein MILVIDNYDSFTYNLVQYLGELGEKVEVRRNDEITVEEIEKMAPDHILISPGPCTPNEAGISLELIDHFKGVIPIFGVCLGHQAIGQAFGGNVIRAERLMHGKTSPIHHKGGSVFEGLESPFTATRYHSLLVERESLPGCLEITAETAEGEIMGLRHKDYPIEGVQFHPESIITDHGHTMLRNFLKRKAGKTV from the coding sequence ATGATACTGGTTATCGACAACTATGACTCTTTTACGTATAATCTCGTGCAGTATTTGGGGGAGTTGGGCGAGAAGGTCGAGGTGCGCCGCAACGATGAAATCACCGTCGAAGAGATTGAAAAGATGGCGCCGGACCATATTCTGATCTCTCCGGGACCGTGTACACCGAATGAGGCGGGTATCAGTCTCGAACTGATTGACCATTTTAAAGGAGTAATCCCGATCTTCGGCGTTTGCCTCGGTCATCAGGCGATCGGACAGGCATTCGGCGGCAATGTTATTCGAGCGGAGCGTCTGATGCATGGCAAAACCTCGCCGATCCATCATAAAGGAGGCTCTGTCTTCGAGGGATTGGAATCGCCGTTTACCGCAACCCGGTATCATTCTCTGCTGGTGGAGCGCGAGAGCCTGCCGGGTTGCTTGGAAATTACGGCCGAAACGGCGGAAGGCGAGATTATGGGACTTCGCCATAAGGATTATCCGATTGAGGGCGTACAGTTCCATCCGGAGTCGATTATTACCGATCACGGCCATACGATGCTGCGCAATTTCCTGAAACGAAAAGCCGGAAAGACGGTATGA